The following coding sequences lie in one Pirellulales bacterium genomic window:
- the hslV gene encoding ATP-dependent protease subunit HslV: protein MKIRSTTILTVRHQGKVAIGGDGQVTLGTAVMKADAVKIRRLAEGKVICGFAGSSADAFALLERFEAKLKDFPSNVPRAATELAKEWRTDRVLRRLEALLAVVDSKHTLLVTGTGDVIQPTDGVLGIGSGGSYAVAAARALVANSTLGAGEIVRKALEIAAGIDIYTNMNINVEEFAGEN, encoded by the coding sequence ATGAAAATCCGCTCCACGACCATTCTCACCGTGCGGCATCAGGGCAAAGTGGCCATCGGCGGCGATGGTCAAGTGACGTTGGGCACCGCCGTGATGAAGGCCGACGCGGTCAAAATTCGACGCCTGGCCGAAGGAAAAGTCATTTGCGGTTTCGCCGGTTCCAGCGCCGACGCCTTCGCCCTGTTGGAACGATTTGAAGCCAAGCTGAAAGATTTTCCATCCAACGTGCCCCGCGCCGCTACCGAGCTGGCCAAGGAATGGCGCACCGATCGGGTGTTGCGACGGCTGGAAGCACTGTTGGCCGTGGTCGATTCCAAGCATACCCTGCTGGTCACCGGGACCGGGGATGTGATTCAACCCACCGATGGCGTACTGGGGATTGGCTCGGGCGGTTCTTACGCCGTGGCGGCGGCCCGGGCGTTGGTGGCCAATTCGACGTTGGGGGCCGGGGAAATCGTTCGCAAGGCGTTGGAAATTGCCGCGGGGATCGACATTTACACGAACATGAACATCAACGTTGAGGAATTCGCCGGCGAGAACTGA
- the hslU gene encoding ATP-dependent protease ATPase subunit HslU has protein sequence MQELTPRQIVAELDRHIVGQADAKRAVAIAIRNRWRRQQLPDDMKAEVAPKNILMIGPTGVGKTEIARRLAKLTGAPFIKVEATKYTEVGYYGRDVESMVRELVENAITLVTERERKNVEEEAKRRVGERLLDLLAPAPPSYDTAPDSPDSPQRHERTREKMRAMLAAGEMEQRKVELTIEQKAVPMMFTGMGMEQVDFDLQGMFEKILPKNTTRREVTVAEARKILFDHECEALLNKENIHQQAIELAENLGIIFLDEVDKIVASEGKGADVSRQGVQRDLLPIVEGTTIQTRYGYVHTDHVLFIAAGAFHRAKPSDLMPELQGRFPIRVELTDLTKDDFIRILKEPKSALTKQYIALLGTEGVELEFTTDAIETLADFAFRVNQTTQNIGARRLYTIMERLLEELSFEAPDMHNGHVPINAPYVSQKLSALAEDEDLSKFIL, from the coding sequence ATGCAAGAACTCACCCCACGCCAAATAGTTGCTGAGTTGGATCGGCACATTGTCGGGCAGGCCGATGCCAAGCGCGCCGTAGCCATCGCGATTCGCAATCGCTGGCGGCGGCAGCAACTGCCAGACGATATGAAGGCCGAAGTTGCGCCCAAAAATATTTTGATGATTGGACCCACGGGCGTCGGCAAAACGGAGATCGCCCGCCGCCTGGCCAAGTTGACCGGTGCGCCGTTCATTAAAGTCGAAGCCACCAAGTACACCGAGGTTGGCTACTACGGGCGCGATGTCGAAAGCATGGTGCGAGAATTGGTTGAAAATGCCATCACGCTGGTCACGGAGCGCGAGCGAAAGAACGTTGAGGAGGAAGCCAAACGGCGCGTTGGCGAACGCCTGCTTGATCTGCTGGCTCCTGCGCCCCCCAGTTACGACACCGCTCCCGACAGCCCCGATTCTCCCCAGCGCCACGAACGCACGCGGGAAAAAATGCGGGCCATGTTGGCTGCCGGAGAAATGGAACAGCGCAAAGTGGAACTGACTATCGAGCAAAAAGCCGTGCCGATGATGTTCACCGGCATGGGGATGGAGCAAGTCGATTTCGATCTGCAGGGCATGTTCGAGAAAATTTTGCCCAAGAACACCACCCGCCGCGAAGTTACCGTGGCCGAAGCCCGAAAAATTTTGTTCGACCATGAATGCGAGGCCTTGTTGAACAAGGAGAACATTCATCAGCAGGCGATTGAATTGGCGGAGAACTTGGGGATCATTTTCCTGGACGAGGTCGATAAAATTGTGGCCAGCGAAGGCAAAGGGGCCGACGTTTCGCGCCAGGGCGTGCAGCGCGATTTGCTGCCGATTGTCGAGGGCACCACCATTCAAACTCGTTACGGCTATGTTCATACCGATCACGTGCTGTTTATCGCCGCCGGTGCATTTCATCGGGCCAAGCCCAGCGACCTGATGCCGGAGTTGCAGGGCCGGTTTCCCATCCGCGTGGAACTGACCGATCTGACGAAGGACGATTTCATCCGGATTCTCAAGGAACCCAAAAGTGCGCTCACCAAACAATACATCGCACTGTTGGGCACCGAAGGCGTGGAATTGGAATTTACGACCGATGCCATCGAAACGCTGGCGGATTTTGCTTTTCGCGTCAACCAAACGACGCAGAACATCGGCGCTCGGCGGCTGTACACGATCATGGAGCGATTATTGGAAGAGTTGAGCTTCGAGGCGCCTGACATGCACAATGGCCACGTGCCGATCAACGCGCCCTACGTCAGTCAAAAACTTTCTGCTTTGGCCGAAGATGAAGATTTGAGCAAATTCATTTTGTAA
- the tsaE gene encoding tRNA (adenosine(37)-N6)-threonylcarbamoyltransferase complex ATPase subunit type 1 TsaE, producing MTDVLQFEAADETATLAFGAALAESLLATQKHNAIVALIGPLGAGKTRLVQAVAHAAGVEQAAIASPTFVLIHEYMGHVPIFHFDAYRLRSEVEFMALGPEEYFAQPGWSFVEWADRVPNCLPSNRLEISILPTGQTARQLTIRALGAPYEKTLDELNRRLTFY from the coding sequence ATGACTGACGTTCTTCAATTTGAAGCGGCCGATGAAACGGCCACGCTGGCTTTCGGTGCGGCATTGGCAGAATCACTTCTGGCCACACAGAAGCACAATGCAATCGTCGCGCTAATTGGCCCTTTGGGGGCCGGCAAAACCCGGTTGGTGCAGGCCGTAGCGCATGCCGCCGGTGTGGAACAGGCAGCCATCGCCAGTCCCACGTTCGTGCTCATTCACGAATACATGGGCCATGTGCCAATTTTCCACTTCGACGCCTACCGGCTGCGCAGCGAAGTCGAATTTATGGCGCTCGGGCCCGAGGAGTACTTTGCGCAACCAGGTTGGTCGTTTGTCGAATGGGCCGATCGCGTGCCGAATTGCCTGCCGTCCAACCGGTTGGAGATTTCCATTTTGCCAACCGGCCAGACGGCGCGGCAGTTAACCATCCGGGCGCTTGGCGCGCCGTATGAAAAAACGCTCGACGAATTAAATCGCCGGCTTACTTTTTATTAA
- the aat gene encoding leucyl/phenylalanyl-tRNA--protein transferase: protein MPGLPPSRWFPSAESADEFGLVCIGGDLSPEWLLDAYRHGLFPWPLIHGVDEPQWWSPDPRAIFELDQFHVSRRLADVIRGRKFKITSDKDFVGVIRGCASTGDRRGKTWLTPEMIAAYQELHRLGHAHSVEAWAAGELAGGVYGVAVGGFFAAESMFYRQRDASKVALYHLIRHLHRRHYQLFDIQQLTDHTASLGAVEIPRDQYLQRLADALEQSVQFANLESIHD, encoded by the coding sequence ATGCCCGGACTGCCGCCATCTCGATGGTTTCCCTCCGCCGAATCGGCCGACGAATTCGGGCTGGTGTGCATCGGCGGAGATCTATCGCCTGAATGGCTGCTCGATGCTTACCGGCACGGATTGTTTCCGTGGCCCTTAATTCACGGCGTCGACGAGCCGCAATGGTGGTCCCCCGACCCACGCGCGATTTTCGAACTCGACCAATTCCACGTTTCCCGGCGCTTAGCCGATGTGATTCGTGGCCGAAAATTTAAGATTACCAGCGACAAAGATTTCGTCGGAGTTATCCGCGGTTGTGCCTCCACGGGCGATCGGCGCGGAAAAACATGGCTCACGCCGGAGATGATTGCAGCTTATCAGGAACTGCATCGGCTGGGACACGCCCATAGCGTGGAGGCCTGGGCAGCCGGCGAACTGGCCGGCGGCGTATACGGCGTGGCGGTCGGCGGTTTTTTTGCCGCCGAATCGATGTTTTACCGCCAGCGCGATGCCTCCAAAGTGGCGCTATACCATCTCATCCGGCACCTGCACCGACGACACTACCAGTTGTTCGATATCCAGCAGCTTACTGACCACACGGCCAGTCTGGGCGCGGTGGAAATCCCCCGCGACCAATATCTGCAGCGATTGGCCGATGCCTTGGAACAATCCGTCCAGTTCGCCAACTTGGAATCCATCCATGACTGA